The following coding sequences are from one Paenibacillus sp. JDR-2 window:
- a CDS encoding NAD(P)H-dependent oxidoreductase, translating to MNKSTTKKGVLEAYHFRHATKVFDPTQKITEEDFQFILETGRLSPSSNGLEAWKFLIVQNPELREEIRPFAYGAYNQLPTASHMVVILARKGLIPESPYIYEQLTKVKKFPAEMVRNNMGAWRDFFDSFHLDNEQARTAWASKQTYIALGNMMTSAAMIGIDSCPIEGFVPDRINKILNKRGLLGEDEYEVSVMVAFGYRAKEPHEKTRRTMEQVSEWIL from the coding sequence ATGAATAAGAGCACGACAAAAAAAGGAGTGCTGGAAGCTTATCATTTTAGACATGCAACTAAAGTGTTTGACCCAACCCAAAAAATAACCGAAGAAGATTTTCAGTTTATCCTGGAAACAGGAAGATTATCGCCGAGCTCCAATGGGCTAGAGGCGTGGAAGTTTCTAATCGTCCAAAATCCGGAACTTAGGGAAGAAATCCGGCCGTTTGCTTACGGCGCGTACAATCAACTGCCAACTGCAAGTCACATGGTCGTTATTCTTGCTCGTAAAGGACTTATCCCGGAATCCCCTTATATTTATGAACAACTGACGAAAGTTAAAAAATTCCCGGCTGAAATGGTGCGAAACAACATGGGAGCATGGCGAGATTTCTTCGATTCCTTTCATCTCGATAACGAACAAGCGAGAACAGCTTGGGCTTCTAAGCAGACCTATATCGCGCTAGGGAATATGATGACTTCCGCTGCGATGATCGGAATCGATTCTTGTCCGATCGAAGGCTTCGTACCTGATAGAATTAATAAAATTCTGAATAAAAGAGGATTGCTCGGAGAAGATGAGTACGAAGTAAGCGTTATGGTCGCTTTCGGTTATCGGGCAAAAGAACCGCACGAAAAAACAAGAAGAACGATGGAGCAAGTGTCTGAATGGATTCTGTAA
- a CDS encoding MFS transporter, translated as MLLLILVCFSQFLEVMNSSTVTVAIPSIQTALHMDANHLQWIVTSYVLTFACFLLIGGRASDLIGRKRVLTLGLAIFAAASLAGGFAMNPVWLIASRAMQGIGAALSIPAAMSLISTSIPEGAQRNKAFAIFGALGSGGFAAGSIVGGLLTDSVGWRSLFFLNVPLGMAIIIGLTFVKEAPVEKKEKLSIDLPGAIAVLLGIFVLVYGLSMPDADGSWSTVKIGTLIVGALILTGFVFIEKHAQNPLMPLRLFRIGSLVSSNIIGFLMYSFMTAFIYFSTLYFHALGYSSLVTGLAFLPLGLSSVLATQITPYFMRIFGAKMLLIVSQLVNALGLFWLSTMSMDSVYAAFVLPVFILLGLSTAAGFTAIIVGSVRDVKPEEHGVAGGIVNTFLQLGGSLGLSILATVASSVTASATAPASNEAMLSGFQTALVVGGCFALFALLLALLSLRKKKAALRHA; from the coding sequence ATGTTGTTATTGATATTAGTTTGTTTCTCGCAATTTTTAGAAGTCATGAATTCTTCCACAGTGACCGTAGCCATTCCGTCGATTCAAACGGCGCTTCACATGGATGCGAATCATTTACAGTGGATCGTTACGTCTTATGTCCTTACCTTCGCTTGTTTTCTGCTTATCGGCGGACGCGCAAGCGATTTGATCGGGAGGAAACGCGTGTTGACGCTAGGTTTAGCGATTTTTGCAGCGGCTTCTCTTGCCGGCGGCTTCGCAATGAATCCGGTTTGGCTCATCGCGAGCAGGGCGATGCAAGGAATCGGGGCGGCGCTGTCCATTCCCGCGGCCATGTCGCTCATCAGTACGTCGATTCCCGAAGGCGCGCAACGGAATAAAGCTTTTGCCATCTTTGGTGCGTTGGGTTCGGGCGGTTTCGCGGCGGGATCCATCGTCGGGGGGCTGCTGACGGACTCGGTCGGCTGGCGATCGTTGTTTTTCTTAAACGTTCCGCTCGGGATGGCGATTATTATAGGTTTAACGTTTGTTAAAGAAGCTCCAGTGGAGAAAAAAGAAAAACTATCCATCGATTTGCCCGGCGCGATTGCCGTGCTGTTAGGCATATTTGTTCTTGTGTACGGGTTGTCCATGCCCGATGCCGACGGCAGTTGGTCGACTGTCAAAATCGGAACCTTGATCGTCGGAGCACTTATTCTGACCGGATTCGTCTTTATTGAAAAACATGCCCAAAACCCGCTGATGCCGCTTCGCTTGTTCCGTATCGGTTCGCTCGTATCATCGAATATTATCGGGTTTTTGATGTACTCCTTCATGACCGCATTTATTTATTTCTCGACATTGTATTTTCATGCGCTTGGCTATTCTTCACTAGTAACGGGCTTGGCTTTCCTGCCGCTCGGCTTGTCGTCCGTACTAGCTACCCAAATCACGCCTTACTTCATGCGCATATTCGGAGCGAAAATGCTGTTGATCGTTTCGCAGCTAGTTAATGCACTCGGCTTATTCTGGTTAAGCACGATGTCGATGGACAGTGTCTATGCCGCGTTTGTTTTACCGGTCTTCATTCTATTGGGTCTCTCGACGGCAGCAGGATTTACGGCAATCATCGTGGGTTCCGTGAGGGATGTGAAACCTGAAGAGCATGGCGTTGCAGGCGGCATCGTAAATACGTTCCTGCAATTAGGAGGCAGTCTCGGCTTATCCATTCTGGCTACGGTCGCGAGCTCGGTAACTGCTTCGGCAACCGCTCCAGCGTCCAACGAAGCCATGTTGTCGGGATTTCAAACCGCATTAGTCGTTGGCGGCTGCTTCGCATTATTCGCTTTGCTACTGGCTTTACTCAGCTTGAGAAAGAAAAAGGCAGCATTGCGACACGCTTAA